The Clupea harengus chromosome 26, Ch_v2.0.2, whole genome shotgun sequence genome has a segment encoding these proteins:
- the LOC105910275 gene encoding GTPase IMAP family member 4-like isoform X3, translating into MATGGSSTQDDQRVVLLGKIGAGKSSLANKILGHEIFKTEEIGLCRRKQGEHAGRKLTVVDTPGWDRVSVLRTPEKIKQEIIRSATLCLPGPHALLLVLPISMHDQPASANEIKSASHHVALLSHRAWRHTIVLFVCKDEMDTSAIDQQVQGAKKLIDKCEGRYFIFQNESDVTALLQKIADMAEENHGDFLIPQVYYEEFEKRMPSGTVEQIEMYEKREQELKQQYRRKCEKMELDFREQFVKLEQEINDYKTGGTMRRSASSAFLPPNSE; encoded by the coding sequence ATGACCAGAGGGTTGTGCTTTTGGGAAAGATAGGAGCTGGGAAGAGCTCCTTGGCCAACAAAATCCTGGGTCATGAGATTTTCAAGACAGAAGAAATAGGACTCTGTAGGAGGAAACAGGGAGAACATGCTGGAAGGAAACTCACTGTGGTGGACACACCAGGCTGGGACAGGGTGTCTGTGTTACGTACACCTGAAAAGATCAAACAAGAGATCATACGAAGTGCCACCCTTTGCCTACCGGGACCTCATGCACTGCTCCTGGTACTTCCCATATCCATGCACGACCAACCTGCCTCAGCAAATGAGATTAAATCAGCCTCTCATCATGTAGCACTGCTGTCCCACAGGGCCTGGAGACACACAAtagttctgtttgtctgtaaggATGAGATGGACACGTCTGCCATTGATCAGCAAGTGCAGGGTGCCAAGAAGCTCATTGACAAATGTGAAGGGAGGTACTTCATCTTCCAGAATGAATCAGATGTAACGGCGCTACTGCAGAAGATAGCGGATATGGCGGAAGAGAATCATGGAGATTTCTTGATACCCCAAGTCTACTATGAGGAATTTGAGAAGAGAATGCCAAGTGGGACTGTAGAACAAATTGAGATgtatgagaagagagagcaggagctcAAGCAGCAGTACAGAAGAAAATGTGAGAAGATGGAACTGGATTTCAGAGAGCAATTTGTGAAACTGGAGCAGGAAATAAATGACTATAAAACAGGGGGAACAATGAGGAGGAGTGCCAGCAGTGCATTCTTACCTCCAAACAGTGAGTGA